From Streptomyces yatensis, one genomic window encodes:
- a CDS encoding ABC transporter ATP-binding protein: MNAPGTGTPLIDTLVDCRDAARTYGQGEHAVVAVHGATCQVRAGDRIAIMGPSGSGKSTLLHLMAGLERPTSGEIAWPALGHPATARDIGVVFQSPSLIPALDVMENAALPLVLSGTSESEARRRALSALDAVGVADLADKLPEELSGGQAQRVAVARVLALRPRVVLADEPTGQLDHATGRLVVDVLLDTAAELGAALVVTTHDATVGERLTERWPMHEGRLAATGPAPAASGPRTAPRARPNATQGETS, from the coding sequence GTGAACGCCCCCGGCACCGGCACCCCCCTCATCGACACCCTCGTCGACTGCCGCGACGCCGCCCGCACCTACGGCCAGGGCGAGCACGCCGTCGTGGCGGTGCACGGCGCCACCTGCCAGGTGCGGGCCGGCGACCGCATCGCCATCATGGGCCCCTCCGGGTCCGGCAAGTCCACACTGCTGCATCTGATGGCCGGGCTGGAGCGGCCCACCAGCGGGGAGATCGCCTGGCCTGCCCTCGGCCACCCCGCCACGGCCCGGGACATCGGCGTGGTCTTCCAGTCCCCGAGCCTGATCCCGGCCCTCGACGTGATGGAGAACGCCGCGCTGCCGCTGGTGCTGTCGGGCACCTCGGAGTCCGAAGCCCGCCGCCGCGCGCTGTCCGCCCTCGACGCCGTCGGCGTCGCGGACCTCGCCGACAAGCTGCCCGAGGAACTCTCCGGTGGACAGGCGCAACGGGTGGCGGTGGCCCGAGTGCTCGCGCTACGCCCGAGGGTGGTCCTCGCCGACGAACCCACCGGACAGCTCGACCACGCCACCGGACGCCTTGTGGTGGACGTCCTGCTGGACACGGCGGCCGAACTGGGCGCCGCGCTCGTGGTGACCACCCACGATGCCACCGTCGGCGAACGCCTCACCGAGCGCTGGCCCATGCACGAGGGGCGGCTGGCCGCCACGGGTCCCGCTCCCGCCGCCTCCGGACCGCGCACCGCGCCGCGGGCGCGGCCGAACGCGACCCAAGGAGAGACGTCGTGA
- a CDS encoding ABC transporter ATP-binding protein — MTTASTAAARTDGAAALEARELYRFFRTGEEETLALRGVSLHVQRGETVAVVGPSGSGKSTLLACLAGLDEPAGGDVHVGGERISHRPEAQRARLRARRIGVLLQSGNLIAHLDVRENIRLAQAAAGRRRGGASDIAALLDGVALRGRAHALPHQLAGGELARAGLAVALANDPDVLLADEPTGELDGRTEQRVLDLLKSRADAGRGVLVVTHNTEVVGFADRVLVLRDGRIQP, encoded by the coding sequence ATGACCACCGCCTCCACAGCAGCCGCACGGACCGACGGGGCGGCCGCCCTCGAGGCCAGGGAGCTCTACCGGTTCTTCCGCACCGGAGAGGAGGAGACCCTCGCGCTGCGCGGGGTGTCCCTCCATGTGCAGCGCGGTGAGACCGTCGCCGTCGTCGGGCCTTCCGGTTCGGGCAAGTCCACTCTGCTGGCGTGCCTGGCCGGGCTGGACGAACCGGCCGGAGGTGATGTCCACGTCGGCGGGGAGCGGATCAGCCACCGCCCCGAGGCCCAGCGGGCCCGGCTGCGCGCCCGCCGCATCGGGGTCCTGCTGCAGTCCGGCAACCTCATCGCCCACCTGGACGTACGGGAGAACATCCGCCTCGCCCAGGCGGCCGCCGGACGGCGCCGTGGCGGTGCGTCCGATATCGCCGCCCTGCTCGACGGGGTGGCCCTGCGCGGCCGGGCCCACGCCCTGCCGCATCAGCTGGCCGGTGGTGAACTGGCCCGTGCGGGGCTGGCCGTCGCCCTGGCCAACGACCCCGATGTGCTCCTCGCCGACGAGCCCACCGGCGAACTGGACGGACGGACCGAACAGCGCGTGCTCGACCTGCTCAAGAGCCGGGCCGACGCCGGCCGCGGCGTTCTGGTCGTCACCCACAACACCGAGGTCGTCGGCTTCGCCGACCGTGTGCTCGTCCTGCGCGACGGAAGGATCCAGCCGTGA